A window from Patescibacteria group bacterium encodes these proteins:
- the atpE gene encoding ATP synthase F0 subunit C — protein sequence MDPETFKYLGAGIAMGMGAIGPGIGEGIVASRALEAIGRNPEAADKITPLMFVTMAICESTGIYSLVIALIILFG from the coding sequence ATGGATCCAGAAACATTTAAGTACTTGGGCGCCGGCATAGCCATGGGCATGGGAGCCATTGGACCCGGCATCGGCGAAGGGATTGTGGCCAGTCGGGCCTTGGAAGCTATCGGCCGCAACCCGGAAGCGGCCGACAAAATCACGCCCTTGATGTTCGTGACTATGGCTATCTGCGAATCTACCGGCATTTATTCTCTGGTAATCGCCCTGATTATTCTTTTCGGTTAG